In one window of Legionella fallonii LLAP-10 DNA:
- the hpf gene encoding ribosome hibernation promoting factor produces the protein MQINITGHRIDVTPALRAFTEEKFDRLERHFDHITAINVVFDVEKLRQIAEATVLVAKGELHASSESEDMYAAIDTLVDKLNRQLIKHKEKLLGLRDHRE, from the coding sequence ATGCAAATCAACATCACTGGACATCGTATCGATGTTACTCCTGCCCTCAGAGCCTTTACCGAAGAAAAGTTCGATAGACTTGAGCGTCATTTTGATCATATTACTGCTATTAATGTGGTTTTTGATGTCGAAAAATTAAGACAAATTGCTGAGGCAACTGTTTTAGTAGCTAAAGGAGAATTACATGCCAGTTCTGAATCTGAAGACATGTATGCTGCAATAGATACACTAGTAGATAAACTGAATCGACAGCTTATTAAACACAAAGAAAAGCTACTAGGCCTTCGTGATCACAGAGAATAA
- the rpmG gene encoding 50S ribosomal protein L33 encodes MAAVTVKVKMESTAGTGYYKTTTKNPRNHPEKMELMMYDPKVRKHVLFKEKKVK; translated from the coding sequence ATGGCAGCTGTTACAGTAAAGGTGAAAATGGAATCCACAGCAGGAACTGGATACTATAAGACCACTACAAAAAATCCACGTAATCATCCTGAAAAAATGGAATTGATGATGTATGATCCTAAAGTACGTAAGCATGTGCTCTTTAAAGAGAAAAAAGTAAAGTAG
- the trmB gene encoding tRNA (guanosine(46)-N7)-methyltransferase TrmB → MQRRIKSYVLRAGRVSNRQQQGLDLWLQHYELTVSNEPWSLDKEFGRSADTVVEIGFGMGTSLLSMAKDNPQNNYIGIEVHKAGVGSLAADLHEYQLSNVRIVAHDAVEVLQAQVEDNSLAGVQIFFPDPWHKKRHHKRRLIQPEFIQLVSKKMKQGGFIHCATDWQEYAEHILDVLSAEPMLRNQNLAGGYSPRPDSRPLTKFERRGERLGHGVWDLIFIKNE, encoded by the coding sequence ATGCAGCGTCGGATAAAAAGTTATGTGTTACGGGCCGGGAGAGTAAGTAACCGACAGCAGCAAGGACTGGATTTATGGTTGCAACATTACGAATTAACGGTGAGTAATGAGCCTTGGTCTTTGGATAAGGAGTTTGGTCGCTCTGCTGATACTGTGGTTGAAATAGGATTTGGTATGGGGACTTCTTTATTAAGTATGGCTAAAGATAATCCTCAGAACAACTATATAGGTATTGAGGTTCATAAGGCGGGAGTGGGGAGCCTAGCCGCTGATTTACATGAATATCAATTGTCTAACGTACGTATTGTGGCCCATGACGCAGTGGAAGTACTGCAAGCTCAGGTGGAAGACAATTCCTTAGCAGGGGTTCAGATTTTTTTCCCTGATCCCTGGCATAAAAAACGTCATCATAAAAGACGATTGATCCAACCAGAATTTATCCAACTAGTAAGCAAGAAAATGAAACAAGGTGGTTTTATTCATTGCGCTACTGATTGGCAGGAGTATGCCGAACATATTTTAGATGTATTGTCTGCTGAGCCTATGTTACGTAATCAAAATTTAGCTGGTGGGTATTCTCCTCGCCCAGACTCCCGTCCTTTAACAAAATTTGAAAGACGAGGAGAACGTTTAGGTCATGGTGTGTGGGATTTAATTTTTATAAAAAATGAGTGA
- a CDS encoding RNA polymerase factor sigma-54 has translation MKQSLQLSIGQHLTLTPQLQQAIRLLQLSTIDLQQEIQQIVESNPMLEATPVEEKEESRLNSPPDADEFADFQWSQLYNLNKRNNFEDNDYNFDNLHCTTTNLQDHLRWQLALSPMSDIDRVIATAIIDAINDDGFLTIPVSDLHSSLSSDDFPLDIEEIEAVRHRLQHFDPVGCASLSLTETLLVQLEQPQLDIKRLALVKKIITEDIDLLGQHNYRQLMKNHQINEKTVNETLQIIQALNPKPGNLIHQDITEYIIPDVTVKKVENQWKVYLNQSVLPQLSINSQYAALIQRANNSVDNQFLKNNLQEARWFLKSIQSRQETLLKVATCIVDYQQGFLESGEEAMKPLVLNDIASALDMHESTISRVTTQKFIHTPRGVFELKYFFSSHVNTDTGGECSSTAIRAVIKKLISAENRKKPLSDSKIAELIAEQGIKVARRTVAKYREAMGIAPSNERKIIRS, from the coding sequence ATGAAACAATCATTGCAGCTTAGTATTGGACAACATCTAACTCTAACACCCCAACTACAGCAAGCAATAAGACTATTGCAGTTATCTACAATAGATTTACAACAAGAAATCCAACAAATAGTTGAATCTAATCCTATGCTGGAAGCCACTCCGGTTGAGGAAAAGGAAGAGTCTCGACTTAATAGCCCGCCTGATGCAGATGAGTTTGCTGATTTTCAGTGGTCACAACTCTACAACCTGAATAAGCGCAATAATTTTGAAGATAACGATTATAACTTTGATAATTTGCATTGCACTACCACCAATTTACAAGATCATTTGCGTTGGCAACTTGCTCTCTCACCCATGAGTGATATAGATAGGGTTATTGCCACTGCAATCATCGATGCAATTAATGATGATGGTTTTCTTACTATACCTGTAAGTGATTTGCATTCCAGCCTAAGCAGCGATGATTTCCCTCTGGACATTGAAGAAATTGAGGCAGTACGGCATAGACTGCAACATTTTGACCCTGTAGGTTGTGCTTCATTAAGTTTGACAGAAACGCTACTTGTTCAATTAGAACAACCCCAGTTAGATATAAAGCGTTTGGCATTAGTAAAAAAAATTATTACTGAAGATATAGATCTGTTAGGGCAGCATAACTACAGACAGTTGATGAAAAATCATCAAATTAATGAAAAAACTGTAAATGAAACTCTTCAAATTATTCAAGCCCTTAACCCGAAGCCAGGTAATCTGATACACCAAGATATTACTGAGTATATTATTCCCGATGTAACAGTAAAAAAAGTAGAAAATCAATGGAAAGTTTACCTGAACCAAAGCGTTCTTCCTCAGTTAAGTATTAATAGTCAATATGCAGCGTTAATTCAACGAGCGAATAATAGTGTTGATAACCAATTTCTAAAAAATAATCTGCAAGAAGCACGTTGGTTTCTGAAAAGCATTCAGAGTCGGCAAGAAACTCTACTCAAAGTAGCGACATGTATTGTTGACTATCAACAAGGATTTCTTGAGAGTGGTGAAGAGGCAATGAAACCATTAGTGCTTAATGATATTGCTTCTGCCCTAGATATGCACGAATCAACAATTTCTCGTGTCACTACTCAGAAATTTATACATACACCACGCGGTGTATTTGAACTGAAATATTTCTTTTCCAGCCATGTGAATACAGATACTGGAGGTGAATGCTCGTCAACAGCAATACGAGCTGTCATAAAGAAATTAATTTCGGCGGAGAATAGAAAAAAACCATTAAGTGATAGTAAAATCGCTGAGCTAATCGCAGAACAAGGTATTAAGGTGGCAAGACGTACTGTTGCCAAATATCGTGAAGCCATGGGCATTGCCCCATCTAATGAACGAAAAATTATTCGTAGCTAA
- a CDS encoding HPr family phosphocarrier protein: MIKTQIKIINKLGLHARASAKFVSTAARFQSHIDVTKDSQTVNGKSIMGVMMLAANKGSELTLEIDGPDEEAMNEALVQLINNYFGEGE, encoded by the coding sequence ATGATAAAGACTCAAATCAAGATAATAAATAAACTCGGTTTACATGCACGCGCATCGGCGAAATTTGTCTCAACCGCAGCACGATTTCAAAGTCATATAGATGTAACCAAGGACTCTCAAACCGTTAATGGAAAAAGCATTATGGGTGTGATGATGCTTGCCGCTAATAAGGGCAGCGAACTCACTTTAGAGATAGATGGCCCAGATGAAGAAGCAATGAACGAAGCTTTAGTCCAATTAATCAATAATTACTTCGGCGAAGGCGAATAG
- the ankC gene encoding Dot/Icm T4SS effector AnkC/LegA12, translated as MTDFAREMDEAIQSGLDEFKAFIQKKIGENKDFLKQSFWLLQNSAQMTVLNYLIDVHQEEPQKAQQETVGTDNEESQELQSDVTDEYQGDLTEFIDYVLEHSEDKNVGEPLHQAIATGKFQLAFHLLNLDIDVERPLTEKRDKLNLQRTLERLRKEAEFDKFDLDRRDIEGRTLISLILDFRIFELLMYLIAGRANIHAATPRSGSRVRFQPLHQAIVLDSADAVRLLASQGAQLSNPLGVMRDTPLILAARLGKLSAMEALLEFPVAELDLEAENKNRADDETGRTAMEELCHRIANNEDRDEAIRGVAMLFCRGAEPPRSEEMRTLLTDYRIDLLKAIDQYLGDKPALVDAFVSRCHVIESTLHNIIYADHSWGSSIRHLFGVPSDAAFMVENLVTRKYDAPQIEHPNVVPLSSATASDFQQEKDSLKLYAEFVRRYTKAYDNQIFTNRWSTMRWMIAEGNCNWQRVVEYAKNHPTSRTRIVLGDMLQPIPNVHIDVEERPTEELRNQAQI; from the coding sequence ATGACGGATTTTGCAAGAGAGATGGATGAAGCGATACAATCGGGATTAGATGAGTTTAAAGCCTTTATTCAAAAAAAAATAGGCGAGAATAAAGACTTTCTGAAACAGTCTTTCTGGTTACTGCAAAATAGCGCGCAGATGACTGTTTTAAATTATTTGATAGATGTTCATCAAGAAGAGCCGCAAAAAGCTCAGCAAGAGACGGTGGGGACTGATAATGAGGAGTCTCAAGAGTTACAAAGTGATGTAACTGATGAATATCAAGGTGATTTAACAGAGTTTATTGACTACGTACTCGAGCATTCTGAGGACAAAAACGTTGGGGAGCCTTTACATCAAGCGATTGCTACAGGCAAATTTCAGTTGGCTTTTCATCTCTTAAACTTAGATATTGATGTTGAGCGCCCGCTGACAGAAAAAAGGGATAAATTGAACCTTCAGCGTACATTAGAGCGGTTAAGAAAAGAGGCTGAATTTGATAAGTTTGATCTTGATAGGCGTGATATCGAGGGACGTACCCTGATTTCTTTAATTCTAGATTTTAGAATTTTTGAGTTATTAATGTATCTAATAGCCGGTAGAGCTAATATTCATGCAGCAACGCCTAGATCAGGTAGTCGAGTACGGTTCCAACCATTACACCAGGCCATAGTATTAGATTCTGCTGATGCTGTTCGGTTGTTGGCTTCCCAAGGAGCGCAACTGTCTAATCCTTTGGGAGTAATGAGAGATACACCTTTAATATTAGCTGCACGTTTAGGCAAACTTAGTGCTATGGAGGCATTGCTAGAGTTTCCTGTGGCGGAATTAGATCTCGAAGCTGAAAATAAGAACAGAGCAGATGACGAAACTGGCCGCACGGCGATGGAGGAGCTTTGTCATCGTATAGCGAATAACGAGGATAGAGACGAGGCCATTCGTGGGGTTGCAATGCTATTTTGTCGGGGAGCCGAACCGCCACGTAGTGAAGAAATGCGCACTCTATTAACTGACTATCGTATCGATTTATTGAAAGCGATAGATCAATACTTAGGGGATAAACCTGCTCTTGTTGATGCCTTCGTGAGTCGTTGCCATGTCATTGAAAGTACTCTACACAACATAATATATGCTGACCATTCATGGGGTAGCTCTATTCGTCATTTATTTGGTGTTCCTAGTGACGCCGCATTTATGGTTGAAAATTTGGTAACAAGAAAATACGATGCTCCCCAAATCGAGCATCCTAATGTTGTTCCTCTATCTTCTGCTACAGCGTCGGACTTTCAACAGGAAAAAGACTCTCTTAAATTATATGCTGAATTTGTTAGGCGCTATACAAAAGCTTATGATAACCAAATATTCACCAATCGCTGGAGTACCATGCGCTGGATGATTGCCGAAGGGAATTGTAATTGGCAAAGGGTTGTAGAATACGCTAAAAATCATCCAACGAGTAGAACAAGAATTGTTTTAGGAGACATGTTACAGCCTATACCTAATGTTCATATAGATGTTGAAGAGAGGCCGACGGAAGAATTAA
- the pssA gene encoding CDP-diacylglycerol--serine O-phosphatidyltransferase — translation MEKESHSGIYLLPNLLTTASLFAAFYSLVSSMKGQYEAAVIAMFIGMIADGLDGRIARLTNTQTEFGAQYDSLSDMVTFGVAPSLLLYNLTLSHLGKFGWLVAFVYTAAVALRLARFNTQLGTADKRYFQGLPCPPSAAVMASFAWLCYQNEWQNMFISLLTAILALLASVLMVSNLRYYSFKEIDFKGKVPFLYVLIVIILFVAIAANPAIVLFGGFSIYALSGPMLTFISLQRMKKERGNSHKE, via the coding sequence ATGGAAAAAGAAAGTCATTCTGGAATTTATTTACTGCCCAACTTACTAACTACTGCCAGTTTGTTTGCAGCATTTTACTCGTTGGTTTCTTCCATGAAGGGACAGTATGAGGCTGCTGTTATTGCTATGTTTATAGGTATGATTGCAGATGGTTTAGATGGGCGGATTGCGCGTCTTACTAATACCCAAACGGAGTTTGGGGCACAATATGATAGCTTATCCGACATGGTTACTTTTGGTGTGGCTCCTTCATTATTGCTATATAACTTAACATTAAGCCACTTAGGAAAGTTTGGTTGGTTAGTTGCTTTTGTTTATACTGCTGCAGTGGCATTACGTCTTGCGCGTTTTAACACCCAACTTGGAACAGCAGATAAACGGTATTTCCAAGGGCTTCCTTGCCCACCATCTGCGGCAGTAATGGCTTCTTTTGCCTGGTTATGTTATCAAAATGAATGGCAGAATATGTTTATTTCTTTATTAACAGCAATTTTAGCTTTGTTGGCTTCTGTGCTCATGGTGAGTAATTTGCGTTACTACAGTTTTAAGGAAATAGATTTTAAAGGGAAAGTCCCATTTTTATATGTATTAATCGTTATTATCTTATTCGTAGCTATCGCGGCTAACCCAGCCATAGTTCTTTTTGGTGGTTTTAGTATCTATGCTTTATCTGGCCCCATGTTAACTTTTATTTCTTTACAAAGAATGAAAAAAGAGCGCGGGAACTCACATAAAGAATAA
- a CDS encoding DUF3579 domain-containing protein, whose amino-acid sequence MANTEDKTKMSKKIIIEGVTAQGKTFRPRDWAERMSGSLASFKNSRIYYSPLLQPSVHSDGYHCVLLDPKLKESSPQIYQSIMDFAKANNLRICNEEE is encoded by the coding sequence ATGGCTAATACCGAAGATAAAACAAAGATGAGTAAAAAAATTATTATTGAAGGAGTGACTGCTCAAGGTAAAACCTTTCGCCCACGCGACTGGGCAGAACGTATGAGTGGTTCTTTAGCAAGCTTTAAAAACAGTCGTATTTATTACTCGCCTCTTTTACAACCTAGCGTACACAGTGATGGCTATCATTGCGTTTTACTAGATCCCAAACTTAAAGAATCCAGTCCACAAATTTACCAATCCATCATGGATTTCGCAAAAGCGAACAATCTCCGCATCTGTAATGAAGAGGAATAA
- a CDS encoding ferredoxin--NADP reductase — protein MQVNIFPITLVESFMISPKVKHFVFNCEITPSFNYIPGQFITIHFERDGKNLKRSYSIANSPKQDNQIEFAAGYFANGPGTELLFNLKPGDTVHISGPFGRLIFKDEVPGRYILVATSTGVTPYRAMLAELSKRLDQNPHLQVVILQGIQKREEILYADEFKAFAQRYPQVTFRAHLSRELPEGLQENEYTGYVQHAFPELNLNPEQDIVYLCGNPGMIDDAFNYLKDQGFAMQHIIREKYISR, from the coding sequence ATGCAAGTAAATATCTTTCCCATTACTTTGGTAGAATCTTTTATGATCTCCCCCAAAGTAAAACATTTTGTTTTTAATTGTGAGATCACCCCTTCATTTAACTACATACCAGGACAATTTATTACCATTCATTTTGAACGTGATGGAAAAAACTTGAAGCGTAGTTACAGTATAGCCAATTCTCCAAAACAAGATAACCAAATAGAGTTTGCCGCAGGATATTTTGCCAATGGTCCCGGTACAGAACTCCTATTTAATTTAAAACCAGGAGATACTGTCCATATTTCAGGCCCTTTTGGTCGATTAATTTTTAAAGACGAAGTGCCTGGGCGTTATATTTTAGTTGCTACCAGTACAGGAGTAACTCCATATCGAGCGATGCTCGCTGAATTAAGTAAACGTCTTGACCAAAATCCTCATCTACAGGTCGTTATTCTACAAGGCATACAAAAAAGAGAAGAAATTCTTTATGCAGATGAATTTAAGGCCTTTGCGCAACGATACCCACAAGTAACATTTAGAGCTCATTTAAGTCGAGAACTACCTGAGGGTTTACAGGAGAATGAATATACAGGATATGTTCAGCACGCATTTCCCGAACTGAATCTTAATCCAGAACAAGATATTGTTTATTTATGCGGAAATCCAGGTATGATCGACGACGCATTTAACTATTTAAAAGATCAAGGTTTTGCTATGCAGCACATTATTCGTGAAAAATACATTTCCCGATAA
- the rpmB gene encoding 50S ribosomal protein L28, with protein MSRVCQVTGKRPMTGNKVSHANNKTRRRFLPNIQNHKFWVEEENRFVTLKLTAKGMRIIDKLGIKAVLDRLRAKGEKV; from the coding sequence ATGTCTAGAGTATGTCAGGTAACTGGCAAGCGGCCCATGACTGGTAACAAAGTGTCGCACGCTAACAATAAAACAAGAAGACGCTTTCTGCCTAATATTCAGAATCACAAGTTCTGGGTTGAAGAAGAAAATCGATTTGTCACATTGAAACTCACTGCCAAAGGTATGCGTATAATAGACAAATTAGGCATAAAAGCAGTTCTGGATAGACTCAGAGCTAAAGGCGAAAAGGTATAA